A window of Malania oleifera isolate guangnan ecotype guangnan chromosome 2, ASM2987363v1, whole genome shotgun sequence genomic DNA:
TGCTCTAACTAGGAGATTTTGATGAACGTTCTCGTGTGGGTAATGCTAGGCAAtcttattttctttgaaaatttaaacattagcaatttttttaaaattcagtaaatttgagatattttggggattttagttaatttagggttattttgtatattttagaCAATGTTGCTCTCGACTTTGGTGACATATTTTGCATTCTACTTAATTTTGACTTATGGGGCTCATGATTAGTTTGAACTTTGAAGTCTTCTAAGCACCTTGTACTTAAAACTGTATCCTTTGATGTTGACCTATGATATCTAACTGAAGTGGCTAAATTTATTTTCCTCCCTAGGACCAAGAAGGTTTTTATTTCGACATACACTGGGTCGACTTCAAAGTGAGGAGGTATGTTCCTAGTTAATTCCATAGAAGTCTCTTTGGTTCTATGAGTTTGCCAAAGCTTTTAGTTTTATCATTCAATGGCAAGTAGCCTTCCAGtgaaaattttcttacaaaaGTTAAATCCCCCCTTGAAGCTTTATGATTTTGATATTGAAGGTTGTAGGAATGTTATGTTTGAAGGACTGTCAGACCTCCCTTTTATCCTCACCTCCTTTTTATCTCCACCTCCCTTTAATCCTCACCTTGAATGATGCCATACATCTGTGCAGGCACAGTTTGTTAAGGCTGAGAAGAATGTAAAAGAGTTAAACCTTTCTGTTGATTTGATGAAGAAGGAGAGCAGAAAACTGCTTGAAAGGGCTGCTCTTGCTGAGAAAGATATGGGTCGTGGCCATATTGAGCTCATGTAGAAATATTCTTGTGTTCTTTGTGTCCTTGTGCAGCTAAACATTTGTTGGGCTCTGTATTTTATTATTCTAATAACATCTGCAGGAATGCTGGGAGTCAAATTCAACGTCTTGCAAATTCAGTTTACAAGGTTGAGGCCCAAGCTGCAGGTATGTATACCTGATTTTCACTAATTCTTCCAATTCTCTTTTTTCTTAGAAGTGTTTCCTCTGTTGAAGACTTTGATTGGTTCCTATTGCATTTCTGTTTGCCTGCCCTTTTATTGAAGCCACACTCAGTTGTCTTGTCAATCCTTGCACCTTCTCAGCATCTTCTGAGATTCGAGTCTTCTGGTTAGTTGATGTGGTGATTACAAAAAATGAGTTTTCTGATAGGGTGGGAGAATAATTTGGAAGATGATTGTCGAATGCTAGCAAAAAAATGCCATGGATATAAAAAGGATAATGCCTATCTTTGACTTGAGAGCTTCATCTTCTACCTACTATAGAAAGATGAAGAAAGTCCAGAATCTAGTTTAAAGTATATTGTTTTGTtgtttgatatgaaatgttcttcaTACTGGTCTTATTAGATAAAGAGGAGAGAGTGGGGAGATGGAGTGGAGGTGGTGGGCTAGCACTGCCTAGGCGTaaagattaataaaaaataaagctaTACTTATAATTCATTAAGGGGACTCGAGTCCACGAGGAAAAAAAGAGAACACTctaaaaatgagaaagaaaaaccaaaattttgaaaaatgagtgGTATTAAAAACACATGTATAGTGATAAAAAACTAGAATAATTGGAGCATTAAATACTTAAAAACCACTGAAGACAGGACGAACTAGTCTGCTTGGTTGTTCTTCCTCTTTTTTATGGAAGGCTCACAAATGTGAAGTCTCAGCTTTGCCAAAAACTGTTTGGGATTTAGGGAGCAACACCAAGAATAGGTCATCAACACTGGCAAAGAGGTTTCCAACAGCTGATCAGTGGTGGTAAGCAGAGAGGATGACTGCTGGCACCTGTGAACCAAATGGTTCTCTCcacttttcctttatttttctgcATCATCACATCTTCTTCCTCTCACAGTTTAAAGATCTGTGACAAATCCAGATCTGCATCTTCTTCATCTGTGTACCTTGTCAAAATAATTATGAAATGCGTAGGGATGCACTCATCAGTTTCTACCTGATTGCTCTGCCAACTATCTTGCAGATTGAATTACACTGGAGATTTGTTGCTAACTGCAGGTTGTCAATCTCCTCCTCTCATGGCTGCAAATTGTGTTGGGGAACAAAAGTGCATTGTGATGGGAAAGAGTTTGGGATAATGGATGTAActtcaaaaataatataagagcatttttggaatgaaaaagtTTTAAGCTATTCAAGACCGGATGGGAATAGTTACTTAGGGAGGGAAGTTGGTATAGCAAGGAGTCTAGCCTGATTGAAGACCTAAAAGGAATAGCTAGTTATTCGGAGCTTCTGTCACAACCAAACAATGGAATAGCTATACCTATGAACCAAGCACGGCCCACCTTATTGCATAATAGATGAGTTGCCAATTTCGGCTGTCAAAATCCTGAAAACtagtaaaataaagaaataatttcTAGTTAAACATTGTAGGGTAATTTTATAGTTTGTTTATCCTACATTTTGCACTCCTTGTTTTAGATAATGCCTTCCTTGAGCAGTTTTCTGGGTTTGAGTGCATTGGCCGTAGGGATCTCCTTGCATTTGGTCAGATCAGATACCCGAATTGAAGCGTGCATATGAGGCCGCTCGTGGATCCATTAAGTGGATGTGACAACTCTTATCCCAACTATGAATGGATAAAGGGTCATGCTCATTTCCAATAAACATTAATTCTCTGTATGGAGaagtattggatttgaataagatgtaatttaaattgtattaaaatttgtccaattccattcaaattcaaattcaaggtccaaaattcatactcccatACACAGCTTAAGGGTCTCACCTCCACAGCACAATCCTTGCTATATGTTGCTTATGTACGCTAAAACCATCAGTAAATTGGCGTCTTACATCACTTGGGACTTCTTTAAAAGCCTTCTTGGTACCAGATGGCTCCTCCCTGTGGCAATCTAAGAGACGAAGCAGTACACCATCTTTCAAAGAATTCAAATTGAAAACCTCTCTTTCAATCAAAAAGAATAACTAGCTTCAAACTCTGTTGCCTCACTTTCAGCCTGAAGCAATACAAACTTTCCATATCCTCAATTAactacaacaacaataacaaaccaACCCTCAAGTACAATTTAGTCGGATCAGCTATATGGATCTTTTTCTGTCAATTGAACATCCGTAACAACTCGTCAGAAAAAAATTAATCAGAAAAACACACCTTTAaagctaggggtgagcaaacagtcggttcggccaaattcgggcaattaaccgaattaaccaaaaatttcggttaataaatgctgttaaccgaaccgaccgaactacCAAACCTCACCGAACCAAACctgaccgaattaccttttcaggtaattcggttaactgaatttaaccgaaatgatttataattaattgctaaaaatagtatataattataattaactGCGGAAAAAAGAGGGTGAACATGTTGGAGAACAGGAACTGATTTCCTTTAGGCTTTTTCCACATGACCAAAATAACTAGGAATGCTCCAAAATCCAGTAACTTTACGAGACTACAACCATCAGAAATCTTTCTTCCAACTCACCTCATTGCTGCTGCTTGCTGAACTAAATCCCATCCTCCGTCACGGCGTCACCAGGAAAAAGCATTTCTTGAGATCGAAACACCGGTGGCCGTTCTAGTGATTCAGTGAACCCGAAACGCCTCGAACCTCTTCCTCCGGCGATCCCATTTGACGGTGCATGAGAATTGGACGGTTCCCCAGAAGTCGATCCGAAGTCCCCAACTAAACTCTTCCCCCTCCTGCAGTGCTCCTCCCCAAGATCATCCTCCTCCGACAAACACCATAGTACCATATCACCAGACACCAGTGGAGTTGAAGAGTTGGTCCTGAACCTGTTCGTTCACGTGCATCTCGTACTCCATGCCTTGGGAATACTCCGGACCTCCGGTCTCCAGCTGTCTCAGTGCCATGAAAATGATGCATAGCGCCAGGCAAAAACCCTAGCCCTCCACTCCGCCTTTTTTCCCCCCAAGCCAAGCCCCATCCCTTAAAGGCTTtaacatataataatttatatttaaaattagttaattaataattcggttaatcggttaactgaattaataTGTTTTCTTAACCGAACCAAAACCCGATTCACTGAATTTTGGTGAATcccaaccgaaccgaccgaaccggtttttttacccgaaccgaactgaccaatttcggccggttaaatcggttaattcggttttccccaaattatgctcacccctatttAAAGCTTTATTAAACTGTATCTTCTCTAATGCATCCTGCAAGTCAAAAACTCTTGCGAGAGAATATTATTGGCTGTTGGCTGCTGGAGAAAGTGCTTTAGTATTCCCATTAGTTTTCTTAATCATGCTGGTCAGGGAGGAAGATGCAATGACTTTGTTGGAGTGGGGGCTTCTTGGCCGTAGGGGGCGATGATGATGCTTTGGTCTTCTCTAGCCTTGGACATAATTTGACTACATGATGCATAACCATTTTTCTGTTTAATTTTGTATCAGATTTGATGGATGGACTAAGAGAAATCCCTGGGAGGGAGGCTCTGAAACTTCGAGCAGAGGCGAGTTAATGCTGTCATTGTACTTAATGTTTTTacttcaactctctctctctctctctcatgcatgtGGATGCCTGTACATTTTGAATCAGGTTGCATCAATGGCATCACATCTAAAGTATCAGAGAATTGCTATGGACAAAAGGATTATGAAGATTTCAGAATTAGGGGTTCGAGTTTGAGAAACAATAAAGATCCTCCTGCTGTTCATTCATTGTATTGCCCGCGGATTTGCGCAAAAGCACAATTATATATGAGGGTGTCGgttcttgatatatatatataaacccttTTTGGTTTTATGATGTGTAGTTCTTGCGTGCATGTTGGTTCTGTTTCTATTTGTTCAGCAATCAGCATGCAAACTTCTAGCTCTTTTTGTGGTGCTCCCTCATTGCTTGGGGCATAATGTAATGGGAGATTATACCAAAGTGGGTTATTACAGTGCGTTCCTGCATCCCATCCATCCTTTTAACATTTTTAGTCTTATCCTATGTTTAGAGTGGgcttagatttgaatttggatttggatgaaatgtaatataaaattttattcaaatttgtctaaattcacccaaatttaaattcaaagtcTGAAATTTATACTCTCAGAATGCTGCGATAGAATATTTCTTTAGTTAGTGTCAGCTGATTGATTATCCATTTGCTGGTAATTATCCGGGACCAAGACCTCTCCCATGACTATGTTCACCAACCAAAGGATGAATGAAGCCATTAGActttttgtgtattttttttttaattaaaaaagttAATTGAACCAGCACGTTACCAAGATATAGAAGTCTCAAATTTCATAGCATTGTTTTTAAAAGCACATTCGCATGCAATCTgcattttaatatatttaaacaaTAATATTCATTAAAATATTAGGCGTCCATGAGGATCAATTCACTTAAATTCAAGAGAATAGAAAGATGGAAAGCTTAAACTTCgaagaattatattttatttgtgattaatgagaaaaataaattaaaaaactgAACTTAACTTCatgaataaaaatgagaatgcaTCAAATTTAAAAGATCTCCATTACTCTTGGTATAACACTTTAATTTAGGCTTGCTTTGATGATTCTGAGCAATAAGCTTAGTCATTTTCATGCTTCCAATCAGATCTTGGTTTAAGTACATTTGTATGGATCTACCAATTTTAGGGATCATTTGATGTCAGTAACCCACTAACAAAATCACAGAGGTGGCCTAGGAAACAGTTTAAACTAATTGTTTGCatgtaataattttaaaatattaatttgtttGGACAAGTAGTGttttctccctctttctctctcttgtgtgtgtgtgcgttttTTTAAAAAGCGATGGTGTCTGAGGCCCTTTAAACACTTGACTAATTCATCGGAATAATGGACTTGTCCCTCTACCCTTCTTCACTTAAATATCACGATATTATATCAAATAGAAAGTCGTGGCCGCTATAACTCAAACCCTAATCATTTAATTATGATAATCTTGAGTTTTTAATGTTTCATTACAGCTCATCATGATTTCATAATTTATGCTTAGTTTGATTATAaagaaaaagagaataaaaaagtaaaaatgtcaaattctatttttttaaaaatattcgcCTTAAGAAATAAGGTCTAGATCTAGGTTTTGTAAGAAGGCCTAAGGCTAACCATAAGCATTCCCACCCCCTTTGCAAATATCACGTAAAAATCATTTAGATTAGAACAAATATATCACAGGCAaacttgaaaaacctagttaaaGCTCTAAAATGGGTCTACtgtaaaaaaataagaaaaaaagaataacCCTACATGGGGAGCTTGAACTTTCAAAGTTAGGATTTagatttatgtggatttaaataaaatgaaatataaatttatattgagTTGTATCcaaattaattcaaattcaagaattgaaattcGTGCTCCCAAATATTAtccaagaaaaaataaattttatgtgATTGGACATCATCTAATTGCAGCTGCCTTAATATGCAAAGAAGAGGAGGTGATGAGGTGAGAGGGTTTCTCTAGAAGatccaaatattttttttcagcgagaaaaaaatatatgtagatgaAAGAAtcgataatttttttttttcaatcttttcCTACACACATGATTAAAAAACATATGCATTCACATTTAATATTAACAATAATTCTTTCAAATAAAATCACTTATAAAAAAATTTCGGTCTTTCATGTTTGCTATCTTTAAAAATGAGGGTAAATGAGTATTTTTAATGAGGGCATCTCCTTAATTTgcccaaaaaataatttaattttaaaaaaaattataggaTCGCCTGCCTCCACCTACGTGTATGTTGGTCGACTATTGCATATATTGGGTGGGTCTATAGGAAGAGAGAATTGGGGGATCAAGGGAGAAAAGGAGATACTATGTGCATGCTTCACGATTctcaagtttttaaaatttataaaataataataacaaattaaatagtataaggacattttaaaaattaaagagaaagaaaattacTTTCCAATTTTTAGGAACCCTAAAGGGTTACCCTTGAATtgcaatgtatttttttttttttgtagttataCCCTAAGtgcttatttttttaataaataaaagaaatatttacatgagattaattttaaattttaaaaagatagCACGGGGAGTCCCATTATTATAAACGTGGCACCTTTAATGAATCTCAGCTTTTCGGCAGAAGGTCTTCAGAAATCTCCTCAATTTCTGCTATTCTTCTTCTTCGGTATTACCAAACTGCTCTCCCACACAGCCACATGTTGCCGGAAACTTGCCCTTGAAGCCTGTCCAAGCCCTTTGCCTATTGCAAGCACCAAATCGTACCAGAAGAGGTCACTGGTCATCGAATTGCGCGGTATGCAAAAATCTCTCAGCTCTTTGGTTATTTTTATTGCCGCAAAGTTCATAATCGGATCAGATCGtccatttttttatttgttttattttgaataGATGTTTCAACCCGCAACCCTAGATCTTGATTTTTCTTTCTCTAACAAACGCGAGTTCAGTTCTATTTGTTTGCGCTTCTAGCCTAATATACAATGTTCTGCTCATGTTGTTTTTTTTAATTACCGTCAacaatttttatctatttttcgTTGCTTCATTTGTTGATGTTAGCTTTGATAAGGTGTGAGTTCTCTTCGTGTgcttgtgtgtgtatatatattgtttctgGAGATGTTCTTTGACGTAACCTGTTGCCGTGTTGGCTGGGAATTTTTTGAAGATGGATACCATTTCGGCGGCATTCATTGCTGTTTTGCTGGTTGCAAGTCTTCTCCCATATGGGCTGACGTTGCCATCCACGGTCCCTGCATTTTTGTGGTCATCTCATCAGGACGGGTATGCAACCTTTTCTCGCTTCCTCTAGGATTTTTCACTTTGTAGCATAATGAACTTTTTATTGTAAAAGAAGCAGCAGAAGAAAGTCCAGTTTTGGAAGATTGTATTCACTGCTTTAGTTATTTATCTAAATTAATGTTTTTATGTGTAtgtcaaggatctactttgaggtCTTTGTATTTTTGTTCCATTGATGGATGAACTTATTAcaagtatccaaaatgaggttccatggtatatgttgtttgtagatgatattttcttgattgatgaaattagggatgaggtagaatttaagttagaattatggagataagttttagaatctaaaggttttaggataagtagaaataagataaaatatatgaaaatgtaatttcaatcatGGTGGTAGTAATATTGGAGAAAAGGTTAAACTTGATTGTCAAGAAATCAGtaacactagtagatttcgatatcttggatctattatgcaaattgaagaagaaattgaagaagatgtaatgctTAAAGTTAAAGCAAGTAGATAAGATGGAGTAGTACTTCGAATGTactatgtgatcatagaatacccttaaaatcaAAGGAAAGTTCTGTAGGACGGTTGTAAGAcaagttatgccatttggattagAATGTTGTGCGACTAAGAAACAAcgtatccaaaaaataaaagttgctgagatgagaatgttaaggtggatgagtggtataacattaaaagataaattgaggaatgaaaatatttgtggttagttaggtgtagctcttcTAAAAGATAAGAGAGTGATGACTTTGATTGTTTGGGCATCTGCAACGTAAGCCAAATAATGTGCCAGTGATGAGTGAGCTAGTTACTGTgagggggtagtagaaggggtaggagtagacttaaaataacttgaaatgagttAGTAAGTGAGGATTTAATAACCCCCAATTTTTTggaggaaattgcccatgatcgTGTACAGTAGCcgaaaggattcatgtagctgaccccacctagtggggtTGTTGAAGGCTtggtttgttattgttgttatgtGCCCTAAGCTCTACTATTTGTAGCATCTACTTTTATGTTACCTTTTGTCTTTTGTAAATTGTGTATCAGCTATGAAAAAGTCCTTCAAGGTATGCTTCTCATGTTTAAAATGTTAGAGACTTTTCAATGAAACTTGCTTGCAAATGGCGCTCTTCCTTATATTATTCTTAGAAGACTGTGGGGGAATGGTACTTGAGTTCTTGAATAAT
This region includes:
- the LOC131149657 gene encoding RGS1-HXK1-interacting protein 1, whose amino-acid sequence is MVEESSAAAEQPRRERAWHASIAEDLQRTTHSAIHSARSFRHNSSTHLQTLQDYVLHLKSQYKMYEDAFFEKVKGELMSAREHPLAAGGVAVTAGLLLMRGPRRFLFRHTLGRLQSEEAQFVKAEKNVKELNLSVDLMKKESRKLLERAALAEKDMGRGHIELMNAGSQIQRLANSVYKVEAQAADLMDGLREIPGREALKLRAEVASMASHLKYQRIAMDKRIMKISELGVRV